The genomic interval ACCGGCGGAGCGAGACAGGTGGAAGCAGTACCTTGCTCAGCGGTTCGAGAAACCGAAGTCGGAGATTTCCCCCTCTGATTGGGACCGCGCGAACGGGTGGAAGGTCCCATCGCTTGTCTGGTCGAGCCTCGATGCCGGGCTTCGACCGGTCGAGGTGGAACGATCGAAAGTCGGGTGGGTAGACACGGACAACGCGGTTCTCCGCATCCCGAAAGAGGAGAGCGCTAAAAACCGAGACGATTGGGTTGTCGGCCTCCAGTCCCGGACGGCGGAAGCACTCGACAACTGGCTCGCTGAGCGCGAAACGTACCCGGAGTACGACGACACGGATTCGATCTGGCTGACCCGGAAATCGAATCCGTACACCACGAAGACACTCCGATACCTGCTGCATCAGCTCTGCGATATCGCTGACATCGACACCACTCACCGGCAGATGAGTTGGTACACGATTCGTCACTCCGTCGGGACGTACATGACCCGCGAGGAAGATCTCGCAGCCACTCAGGCACAGCTCAGACACAAGAGCGCCGAAACGACAATGAAGTACGATCAAGTACCAGTAGAAGATCGTCAAGACGCGTTAGATCGAATGGGTTGAGCGCAGAAGCTAACGTAGCGACTACATACATCTCGTCGTATCGCTTCTTCAAATGAGTCTCAGAGGATGTCCGCTGCTGACCGCTGGAGCTCTTTAGTTGGATGGACGTATCGAGATGCTGAGGACGTACTGTTTTGCCGTAATACTTCCGCGACGATGTCGAGGTCCGTTTTCTCTTCATACGTGTAAGTGCCAAGGGAGTGCCTGAATGAGTACCAGCAGAGCTTTCGACCTTGGTGGTTGATTCCGGCTTCCTCGATGAGATTATCGAGGAGATAGTTGAGTGTGTTTGATTTGTATGGGTTACCCTTCCTTGTGAGCCACATGTGACCGGTATCGTCGTAGTTACTGCTATTGCTCCGTTGCTCAAGCCACGAATCCAGGGCTTGGGCGGCCTGATCCGAAAGATACTGTGTCCACTCTGTATCGTTTTTGACAGCGTGCTCTGCAGGAATGATAATCTTCTTTCCATCTGCATCGTACCAGTCGACTTTCATCCTATTGATGAGCGCTGGCCGCCATGCTGCAGACCTTTCAGTTGCGATGAGCGATGGGTATTTCCAATTTTTGTTGACCTTATCCCAATCCGCCGGTTTGACTTCGCTCTTTGGTTTACCGATTACCTGAGCGAGATGCCTTCGCCAGCGATCACGCTCATCGGGAGTGAGGTTATTATACATTGGGATCGACTTGTAGGTCAGTGACGTATCCCAAAGCAACTTGACTTCGGCTTTGGTGAACGGGTCTGCCGCGTTCTTTGCCGGCTCATCGTTGAAAGTAATATCCGGCTCCCAATCAGATCCATTGAATCGGAACCAATTGACCAGTGCGTTCGAGATTTTTCGTTTGCTTCCCTCGGCGTATCGATCGCCATCGCGGCGTCGGAACTCGTCGGTGGCAAGGGCTTCGATTACTTCGTCCGCTTGTTCCGGCGAGATCTCTGTAGAAATCCTGTCGTTTCTCCAGACCCATTCAATAGCTTGCAGTACTCGTGAGACTCGTGTCCCGATTGACTGTTCAGAGTACCCGATTTCTTTTCGCGGATTCTTCCCTTCTGATTTGAGATACCGCCTGAAATCTTCGAGTGTCGATTCGAAGATGACCTCTTGCCGCTCGTTTAATTGCGGGAACGACTCCTCTGAGTCATCTGCGGAATAGCTACTCATAGTCGCCACCATCCCGCGTGAGCAGCGTTCCTGGTTCTGAGTGTTAGTTGTCTTGGATTCTGTGTTCTCGAATTTGGCCCTTCGAGACGGTTATCATGTGCCGTGTGGAACGATACGAACATTGACCTACAAAATTAGAGTAACCACTTGTTTTAAAGGGTTAGTTTGGAGAATTTGATAAATCAACGCAATTGAGTAAGTATTACAAAATATTAGCGGCTGCATTGCAGGGATCGATACTCAGGGAGTATGAGTGGATTCGGATCGACATCACCGTCCTATCCCCACTGAAAACACCTATACTAACGACTTCATCGACGACGGCCGCGCCACCAACATCTCCACGACATACTCGAAACCATCGATCCAATACCCACACACCTCCAAAACGCCGGGTACGACCCGGGCCCCCACCAGTAACACCCCACAGACACACATCTCAATTCCGAGACGGAATAATTGCGAACACAGCAGCTCAACCTCCATTGACGCCCGGCGTAAGATACCACTCAGAGCGGGTCCCGGCAAAATACAACCAATTACGGACGTACCCTCTAGCGCAACTGTGACTCACTCTCCCGTCGCTTCCACACCGTCCCTAAGTGGAATGCAAGTGCCACAGCGACCACGAGCCCGACAAGCAGTAGCACTGACTGATACGGCTTTGCTGATGCATTGGAGAGCGTTCCGAGCGCACTATACGTAAACATAATCGCGGCACCGACTATAGCGAGGATTTGATACCGAAACTCGCTCATACCCTATTACTAGACTCCAAGGAATTAGTAGACACGGCCGCTCCAACGACGGAATGAGACGCGACGGGATCCTCAAACTCTCATTCACCGAGCTTTCGGCGTTTCTGTTGTACTTGCGAGTATAATCTTGTGCTCCTCTAACTGTTCAAGCGCTTTCTCTTTGCGCCAATCGGTGAGTCCCTGCCGGGTAAGCTGTCGAAGTGCTTCCGAACGGTCGGCAGTCAACTCCGCCTCAATTTCGGACAACGCCTCTTCATCTTCCTCAGGTGTCTGAATCGTACCACACACCATCGTTACGCCCCGGTAAATTCATTTAGCGAGTGATTCGGAGATTGAGCAGTCCACTTCCCGATTTGAATGAGTTCGAATTGTTCGATCGACCCGTCAAGCGCATCATCAAGGTGTGACTGCACGGCTGGTGAGAGCGTATCGACAAGAACCGCCGTGAGTACATGCTGCGTGAGGAAATAACTGCTTGCTAGACTGGTCGGTGCGACAGCGATGACGTCCGATCCCTCTGCAGCTTCGAGGGTACGTTCAGCGTCCCGATGCTGGTGGACCGTCGCATCAAGCTCCGTAATAGGAAACAATACACTCGCATCCCCGTGCGAGATGCTTTCCCCCGCCGATTTGAAATGCCCTTTAGACATAATCATTCTACAATATATGCTCAGTGGACATTAATATTGTGGCGGTAGTCAGTACCCCGGGACACGGCACTGGCATTGACACGAACTCCGACGGCGACAACTACGGCTCCCGATTGAATAGGCGATCTACGCATCCTTGCTGTGGCAGATCAGATTAGTATCTGAGTGAAGACAGCATTCAATATAAACTTTAAGTAGATAGGCTGACGAACCCTTCACTATGTCGAGCAACACGAATACTAAGTCCGGGCGCGGGTCGACTGTTCTTCTGGATATCCCGGCTCAAAACCCCGATTTATTCCGAAGTCAAGCAGTACACGACCTCCTCACATTTTTATCACGCCATCACAGTGATGCGTTCTCCATTACTAAACTCGCTGAGGCTGTGGACTACTCCCAACCCACGATTTCGAAGGCCGTCGATGTCTTAGCGGCAAATGATCTCGTCGTCGAACAACGAGACGGTACCACGCGTCTCGTCCACATCAACACGGGCCGGTTGTCCCGGCCGGATGACCCGTTTCTCGACATCCCGCAAGCAGAATTCTACGAGCCAGTCCGCATTGCCGTCGATGATCTCCTCAACGAACTCGACGATGTCCTCGGCATTGTACTGTACGGCAGTGTCGCCCGCGGCGAAGCTGACCGGCGGAGTGACATTGACATGTGGGTACTCGTCGAGGACGACCGGATGGCGAACCAACGCACAGCGAACCGCGTCCGGCAAGACCTGGAAGACCGAGAATTCGACACCGGACGATACGCCTATGAAATCGACGTCGAAGGACTCCCTGCGATACCGAATTACGCGGAAGAGATCAGGACCACGCTTAGTGATGGGCTCGTCCTCTACGAGACGGAGAAGTTCGACACCGTCAAGCAAATGATTTTCCACGGAGACCTCGATGAGTAACCCTGACCCGACAGCCGTCACGAACGCACTTGACGCCGCGATCGACGCGTTCAATGAAGCAGGACACGGCGTCCCAACACGCGAATACGCAATTGAAACTGACGCCGACTGGAAAACCCAACTCACGAAAGCCTGCCGGCTCCTCGCCGCAATCGATAACCTCGACGGGAACGGGTACTACACCGCTACGATTGAGCTGTGCTTCGGAGCCACGGAACGCTCTGTAGAGGCGTACGCGTTGGCCGAAGGCGGCGATGAACTCCGAGATTTCCACGACCACACGTACTGCTACGACCGCGCTGCAACACTCGGACTCCTCACTCCCGACACTATAGACGACCTGAAACACCTGTACAACACCAACCGGACAGACAGTTACTATGGTGGTCGCTGCCCCACTGCTGAACAAGCTACTGCAATGCGTGCCCTTTCACACTCGCTCCACACGCACGTCACTAACCAGATCCGCGAAGGCGGCGTCTGCACCTGCGAATTACCTGAGTAATTGATCTAATTCATTTGTTTCAGTTGTAGAGTCTGCGTCAGGTATCAGTGAACTCGGTGAGAGTACTTGGACTATCTGCCATACACTCGACACCTTTTTCAAGTCATTTCTCGGGTGATGCCGCTGCATGGCTCACTGAGAACGACTCATTCCTATTTTCTAGAACGATTCCTAGACACATCTATAAACTTCACTCATAGTTCACTCTCCTAGCTAATCCTCCGAAATATTCCCCTAGAGGGCCTCTTAGACCAATTTAGGAGTAACGCTTTTGTGCCCGTAGTGAGGGTGGTTTACTATGCGTGAGGAGAATACACAGACCGACCACCGGGAACTGAGTGATGCGGCAATCAAAGACCGGATGCGACAAGCAACAAACGGAGACAAAGTGCTGTTTAACAACCGGAAACAGCCATTGACCGTTGTCGAATCCACGGATGACCGAAAAGAGTGGGAGGTGTATTTTACGACGGAGGACGATACGGAAGCCGTAGAACTGTTCACGGCACTGTCAAAGAGCGATCTTGCATTTGAGGAGGGGGATGAGATTGATGCGTGGGATCCACCCTACGTGGTCAGTGAGATTGTGGAGTGCACTTCTGCTGCGAGTCAAGATTCGAATGCTCCGCGGCTCACCCTCAAAGGCCCGCAGGGTGGCGAATATGAACTCTGGAACTCATACCGCGGGCCACTCGTCCAGCGAACGTCCGGTGACACCCAAGCTTGGGGGTTCGGCGAAGCAGTCTCGTGGTTCCAAAATCAAAGCCAGTAATGATCGCCTCAGTTCAAAACACGATGCACTCGCCGAAGGCGTGTGATACTGCATGGTAGAGAACAATATCAAAGAAATCGACCTGCCTGACTGGTGGGTTAATGATCTAAACCCATTTGATGCCGTCTGTGAGGAGTGCGGTACAACGGCCCGGTTCGAGACACGCGATAACCGGTCGATAGGGGAAATGTTCCAGCACCGTTGCTATAGCTGCAATACAGGTCGATTTCTAGAATTTGGAAGCCCCACACAATTCCGCGTAACAAATCCGAGTCCCGATCCCGACTCACATCCTGCGTCACCAGCAGCTGATCTCAAAATGTACTCTTCTGATGACTCGCACTGACCATCTCTCACACCCCTCGGTTGAAATTAAATTACCATTGGATGGCGCGGATCATCGGTTTGGGATCCCCACCGATACAACGCTCTTTTGTTGGCGAGCAATCGCGCCAGGAATTGGAGACCGACTCGCACCCACTGACACGCCACAAGGGATGACTCAAATGAATCGAGAAGTACAGCTCCGGGAGAACATTTCTTGGTCGGTTTCTCTCGATGGGCAGGATATCCCGCTTCTCGATGATACACTGTATCGTAACTCGGGGTATCGAGGTATTGCTTGGTGGATTGCCAGTGACGCAGTCGAGTTGCCTGCTACCCTCACCGTGCGCGTCGAGACAGGCGAGCAACCGACTGTTGATACGGACCCACTGGTCTGCTGGACAGATAACGGGCAACGACTCCCCTGGAACCAACACATCGAGAGCACGATTGATTTGCAGCCGACAAATGATTCCAGTCACGAATTCGACACTCGTCGTGAGGAACTCTGGAACGAGCACCAGGTGTATGAACCGCTTCGATAGTGATGTGAACTACCTTACTAGTTCACGGCTGACGCCGTTCGCTCCTTGAGGGTAGGAATCCCTGCTTCCACGACGCGCTAAACAGAGACAGATGTATCGACAGGGAGTCCAGTCTCCAAATGAATTCGACAGTTCACATGAGTGGCCGCGTGGTAACTACGGACTGTTACAACGATACGTCTTCTTCTATCGTCTCCGCATAGAGCCGGTCAATTGTCGAGTACAGGTCGGGATTTCCAATCGCCCCTTGCGTGATTGCCCGGGCTAGCGCAGCGATGTACGCGTCGAAGAAACTCTCGTGTGCGTCGATCTCGATGGGGTATTCGCCGCGTAACACGTTCGATTTGTTCCCTGTAATAGAGTAGTTCGTGTCAGCGATCGCTGGCCGGATTTCAGCTGCTGCATCGGAGAACCGGGTCGCAAACCCATTATAGAACGTGTCGTGGCCAGACGGGGCGTTACGCAGCGTCACAATAAGCGTGTTATCACGGACTGCCTCGTCTCGGTTCTGGCCTAATCGGTGGACGAACCCGACTCGCGCGTTCGGTTTCGCCGTTTCTGATACCTGGCGTTGCTCGTCGAGTTTCGTCCACCACTCTTTCGGGAATGACCACGACCAGTCGGATTTCCCTTGCCGGAACGTCCATTGCCGCTGCTCGTCACCTATCGGGAGCGATACAGCAGCGTACTCAGAAGGTATCTCGGCATCTTCAACAAGCGTCGCATCGTCGAGTGCCTGCGCTAACCGCGTCCCCCACGACGATTCGAACGACGCCCACTCCTCATCGAACGCGTCCTCCAACTCCGTGATCACATCGTAGTTCTCAATGAACAGTTCCACCATCTCCTGTTGATTCTCCTCGTATTCAGTCATCGTCAACTCACTCCGAATCGTGTCAATGAACTCTTTCAACTGCGCCGTCGTCCGCGCCGGGTACTCATCGTAACTCTCCATCAGGAACGACTGCATCTCACCCACCAACCATTCCCACGATAAGTGTACGAACTCGTCCGCTTCTGGCGACGACGCATCCTCCGGTGCTAAAAATACGTAATTATGCCCATCACGCGGCACGTCATCTTTCTCCACCCCAATGCCGTCGAACGATTCAATGTCCACGTAGCGTGGTGTCTGGTCCATTCCCTCTGAAGCATGCACTTTCAATTCGAAGCACAAAAACCACTCCTCAGGTACCCACACCAACAGATCCGGCCGTCCTTGCTCAGTCACGACTTCCTGCGCAATATGGATCTCCTCAATCTCAAACCGAGAAAACGCGAACTCTAATTCAGACCGGTCAGCTAACGCGGTTAAGACGTGCTCAAGCAGCGCGTGATTCAACCCGTGAGCCTCCTCAGGCGAGAGAAAATGCACGAGGAACTGCTGCCAATCCCGTTCCTGCCCACCCCGGCCAAGCACCTGCAACGCAGTCGGCGGCGGCTCCGACGCATCCGGCAACGCAGCGATCCGTTGCCGTAATTCCGCTACCTGACTCGTAATCCTCTTGGCCATGGACCATACTCGCCTACGAGAGAAATCAAAGTACCGCCACTCACAAACTAAAATATCTCCGACGGTGCGAACAGAGCTAGTTACGATGCGACGAGGGAAAGAGATTTATTCAACATGGGTGCCTGGACAGAATTCTTCCGTATTGTAATTGTATGGCTGAAAAGTCATCATTTGCCATAAGTATATCTGCCAGTAACGAGTACACAGTTGTGTGAGTTCTGGTAACAATACGGATGCGTACGGGCGAGAGTACCGGAAGGGAGGCGGCGGCTCCGTAGGCGAGTCAATGCCAGGTACGATCGGCGACTCTGAGGGTGTTCTGCACGATGCCAACGGTTACACGCCGACCAGTACACCTGATATTGAAGTGCCGGCTGATAACGCAACGGAGACAGAGGAAAAGACGGATACAGGCGGTCTTTCGGTTAAGGAACTCGTCAAACAACGAAGCTGAGTGTCTGCGAACTGTTTTCCGAGGCGTGTTCACCTGCTTCAAAACGCTTAGCAAGGATCGGCTGACTCTGATGCATTGTTTTAATTCTGCATTATCAGTGATATCCTATTCTCTTGACGAATGAATTATATGTAAGTCCACGTATCTGCTATCTGATGCCGGATATTGATTTGTCGGTGATGGTTCAGGCGTTTTCTGCTCGATACTCACCGTCGCTCGCTGCGTTCAGCGAGCGACCTGAGAAAGTTGATGTGCTTACCGAAGACGGGGACGCGGTCGATCTTGAGGCGCTTGCTGCTGAATTCAAGCAATTCGGTGCGTTGCACCGCGGCAACAGCGTCCAGCTTCCACTGCATAAACCAGAGTCGGCAGAGCTCACCGGTGAGTTCGTCTGGTTCACGGAAGAAGACCGTCGGACGATTGTCGAGTATCACTGGTCGATGGTGGATCGGGATGATTTCCAATCAGTCCGACAAGCCGGGATGACCGAAATCGGGTGGCGGCTTCGATTCTGGACAGATGCATTTGACGTTCCAGCAACCCCGAGTTACATGCCAAGCGGGGATACGCAGGAGGAAGAGTCGGTACTTGAACTCGTCCCGGAGAAACTCACAGCGGACCATTGGGGCGAACAGCGACGTGACGACTTTTTCACCCACTTGTTAGACTTCGTCACAGCCGAGAAGCAACGTGATCGACGCGACAGCATTGAGAAATACCATTCCTTCGATCAGAACGCATACCAATCGAGGGAAGGCGGCGTGCATGATGCCGTGCCGGTATATGAAGACACGGGTGCAGACCCGACGCGGTGGCACGTCACTGTCCCTACTGAAGACGATGAGGAAGCCGATCCGACGTATATCTGCGCTGAGACGAATCTGTGGGAAGGCACGGAAATCATGATTGACACGCCGCCGTGGGCACAATCACCTACTGGCCTCCCCGTCCTCGGGGAAATCGCTGACTCCGGGACACGGGATCTGACGTTCACCATATCCGGAGACGCGGACGACCCGAAGGCTGCGACGCGGTCCCTTCGGAATATTTTCGATGACGATGAGTTCGTTATCGGTCTCTATCCGATTTTCAATGCGTTACCGTACGACCGAGAACTCGACTGTATCAGTCGCGTCCGAGACACCCCATCGAAGCACGCACCGGTCGCCGGGAACAGTGGTGTATCCTTCACGCCAGGCCGTGGACTCGACACAGAGTTCCCTGACCTGAACGATTCGCAACGCCGCGCCGCATACCACGGCGTGTGTGCAGATGATATCACACTTATCCACGGCCCGCCCGGCACCGGGAAAACCAGGACGCTCGTCACGCTCATCAAGGAGCTCGTCGACAGGGGCCACACTGTGTTAGCCTGCGCGCACTCGAATCAAGCCACAGACAACCTTCTGGTCGGCACGAGCACGCCAAGCGACCCTGAGGAGGGGTCACTCCACGAAGCCGCAGTTGAGGAGCAACTCACGATTGCTCGGGCAGGGACAGGCAGTACAAACCGTGTTGTGGAACAGAACTACTTGGGACGGCATCCGAAGCAAGCCGATGTTGTTGGCGCGACGATGTCCGCTGCTGCCGAGTTCGACACGAACGAGTTCGATGTCGCCATCGTTGACGAAGCCTCCCAAGCATCCATTCCAGCGACGTTCGCCCCGTGGCTCGCCGCAAACCGCATGATCCTCGCCGGTGACCACAAACAACTCCCTCCGTACGCGAGCGACGAAATGCGAGACCGTGACCTCGAAGTCAGCCTGTACGAACACCTCGTCCACCGGTATGGACAGGACGCCGCACAATTGCTCGACACGCAATACCGGATGCACGAAGACATCGCCGCGTTCCCAAGCAAAGCCTTCTACGACGGGCAGGTCAAGACCGTCGACCGACCAAACGATCCGTACACGCTGTGGGACCTCCCGCCGGTCACCGCACACCACGTCACTGGTGACGAAACACAACGGTACGGGACGTCCTACGCGAACGACGCCGAAGCAGCCCTCATCGCCCACCACGTCCACGA from Halomicroarcula saliterrae carries:
- a CDS encoding tyrosine-type recombinase/integrase, encoding MDELDELPVVTDTSEEYLNQRQLLDYRAEREACLEWLLTFGKRPDEAVGYAVGTVKPGAYRMDRFYRFVWDQEGGYTVNVTHDHADAWMKHLARGDTGATNKRNCQKAVKRLFKWRHHEHGRSEWDPDITFAADSSTNPRDFLTREERSAVREAALEYGSVPNYNNLTPAERDRWKQYLAQRFEKPKSEISPSDWDRANGWKVPSLVWSSLDAGLRPVEVERSKVGWVDTDNAVLRIPKEESAKNRDDWVVGLQSRTAEALDNWLAERETYPEYDDTDSIWLTRKSNPYTTKTLRYLLHQLCDIADIDTTHRQMSWYTIRHSVGTYMTREEDLAATQAQLRHKSAETTMKYDQVPVEDRQDALDRMG
- a CDS encoding tyrosine-type recombinase/integrase, producing MSSYSADDSEESFPQLNERQEVIFESTLEDFRRYLKSEGKNPRKEIGYSEQSIGTRVSRVLQAIEWVWRNDRISTEISPEQADEVIEALATDEFRRRDGDRYAEGSKRKISNALVNWFRFNGSDWEPDITFNDEPAKNAADPFTKAEVKLLWDTSLTYKSIPMYNNLTPDERDRWRRHLAQVIGKPKSEVKPADWDKVNKNWKYPSLIATERSAAWRPALINRMKVDWYDADGKKIIIPAEHAVKNDTEWTQYLSDQAAQALDSWLEQRSNSSNYDDTGHMWLTRKGNPYKSNTLNYLLDNLIEEAGINHQGRKLCWYSFRHSLGTYTYEEKTDLDIVAEVLRQNSTSSASRYVHPTKELQRSAADIL
- a CDS encoding nucleotidyltransferase domain-containing protein encodes the protein MSSNTNTKSGRGSTVLLDIPAQNPDLFRSQAVHDLLTFLSRHHSDAFSITKLAEAVDYSQPTISKAVDVLAANDLVVEQRDGTTRLVHINTGRLSRPDDPFLDIPQAEFYEPVRIAVDDLLNELDDVLGIVLYGSVARGEADRRSDIDMWVLVEDDRMANQRTANRVRQDLEDREFDTGRYAYEIDVEGLPAIPNYAEEIRTTLSDGLVLYETEKFDTVKQMIFHGDLDE
- a CDS encoding DNA-binding protein, with translation MSNPDPTAVTNALDAAIDAFNEAGHGVPTREYAIETDADWKTQLTKACRLLAAIDNLDGNGYYTATIELCFGATERSVEAYALAEGGDELRDFHDHTYCYDRAATLGLLTPDTIDDLKHLYNTNRTDSYYGGRCPTAEQATAMRALSHSLHTHVTNQIREGGVCTCELPE
- a CDS encoding PD-(D/E)XK nuclease family protein, translated to MAKRITSQVAELRQRIAALPDASEPPPTALQVLGRGGQERDWQQFLVHFLSPEEAHGLNHALLEHVLTALADRSELEFAFSRFEIEEIHIAQEVVTEQGRPDLLVWVPEEWFLCFELKVHASEGMDQTPRYVDIESFDGIGVEKDDVPRDGHNYVFLAPEDASSPEADEFVHLSWEWLVGEMQSFLMESYDEYPARTTAQLKEFIDTIRSELTMTEYEENQQEMVELFIENYDVITELEDAFDEEWASFESSWGTRLAQALDDATLVEDAEIPSEYAAVSLPIGDEQRQWTFRQGKSDWSWSFPKEWWTKLDEQRQVSETAKPNARVGFVHRLGQNRDEAVRDNTLIVTLRNAPSGHDTFYNGFATRFSDAAAEIRPAIADTNYSITGNKSNVLRGEYPIEIDAHESFFDAYIAALARAITQGAIGNPDLYSTIDRLYAETIEEDVSL
- a CDS encoding AAA domain-containing protein; amino-acid sequence: MPDIDLSVMVQAFSARYSPSLAAFSERPEKVDVLTEDGDAVDLEALAAEFKQFGALHRGNSVQLPLHKPESAELTGEFVWFTEEDRRTIVEYHWSMVDRDDFQSVRQAGMTEIGWRLRFWTDAFDVPATPSYMPSGDTQEEESVLELVPEKLTADHWGEQRRDDFFTHLLDFVTAEKQRDRRDSIEKYHSFDQNAYQSREGGVHDAVPVYEDTGADPTRWHVTVPTEDDEEADPTYICAETNLWEGTEIMIDTPPWAQSPTGLPVLGEIADSGTRDLTFTISGDADDPKAATRSLRNIFDDDEFVIGLYPIFNALPYDRELDCISRVRDTPSKHAPVAGNSGVSFTPGRGLDTEFPDLNDSQRRAAYHGVCADDITLIHGPPGTGKTRTLVTLIKELVDRGHTVLACAHSNQATDNLLVGTSTPSDPEEGSLHEAAVEEQLTIARAGTGSTNRVVEQNYLGRHPKQADVVGATMSAAAEFDTNEFDVAIVDEASQASIPATFAPWLAANRMILAGDHKQLPPYASDEMRDRDLEVSLYEHLVHRYGQDAAQLLDTQYRMHEDIAAFPSKAFYDGQVKTVDRPNDPYTLWDLPPVTAHHVTGDETQRYGTSYANDAEAALIAHHVHDLRDRGTPCKHIGVITGYTGQIQTIRSKLDDLPVTTDKIEIDTVDSFQGGERTVILMSFVRSNDAGRSGFLSLPDVGPRRLNVALTRAKKRLVLIGNWDTLTEPEPARDDCSDVYADLRSWLIENDCFEEPPAKKH